The segment TAAGGCCCATCGCCTCCATCTTTTCTAGATGATAATAGACTGTGGGTAGTTTGATCTGCGTAAAGTCCTCAAGTTGTTCCTCAATGAGTTTTTTGATTTGATAGCCGTGTTGAGGACCAAATCGTAAAAGCAACCCAAGAATGTAAAGCGGAATCATATATCTTTTCCTTTCTGTATTAGTCAGTGCTGAGTATAATTATACTCAGCACTGACTAATTGTCAAGTAAAAATAAACAGGTAAGTGAACTTAAATTCCGCTTACCTGTTTCTTCACATGTCATAAACATTGCGCGAAGCTCAGCTGACTAACCGCACTTGGAGGTTTACTCATATTTTACACATCTGAAACATGCTTAATTAATAATTTTCCCCTTGCTTTTGGCTAAATTTTCGTGCCATTCTCGTCGTTCCGTAGTTGTCAGTTTCGACCACTCTGTTTCTTCACCAATAATTCTTAAAGGTGCCTGTGAACGATAAGAGCGTGTTAAATTACCCGGAAATTTTTTGTCAGTAACATTTGGATCGTTTTCAAATTCGCCTGTTGGTTTTACTATATAAACGCGTTCCCTTTCTTCTCCTTTTGCTAATGCTGCTGCAAGACCTGCGCCATTGACATTAGCAGTGAAATAAATGTGGTTCATTTTAAGCTCAGGTTTATAATTTGAAATTCCACCCGCCTTTAGTAAATCACCAACCTGTAAATCTGCCTTTGTGCCATGATAAAATGGACCTTCATCAGAAGGACCAACATTATATAAATTTGCCAATTCACAATTTTTTAATGCGCTATCAGCATTACCCAACGCATCATAACATT is part of the Bacillota bacterium genome and harbors:
- the arr gene encoding NAD(+)--rifampin ADP-ribosyltransferase, yielding MNIRFDPNNAIIKLCMSGMSIENSGNIDDATTMFCNAWYEATDDYERFIAAYHLARQQKSVTDKLKWFETSLQCALNINDDNVKSAYSTLYVNIAKCYDALGNADSALKNCELANLYNVGPSDEGPFYHGTKADLQVGDLLKAGGISNYKPELKMNHIYFTANVNGAGLAAALAKGEERERVYIVKPTGEFENDPNVTDKKFPGNLTRSYRSQAPLRIIGEETEWSKLTTTERREWHENLAKSKGKIIN